A genomic segment from Aquila chrysaetos chrysaetos chromosome 11, bAquChr1.4, whole genome shotgun sequence encodes:
- the LOC115347936 gene encoding maestro heat-like repeat-containing protein family member 2B has protein sequence MRTIAKSTLGSRCEPGSGRVEGVPKILNTLYTYMQQSTHRPFLLRAVFLLTHFHQEPVTSSLLQKSLLMDSDTVELWRSLGRSILGIRILRCLVQKLNRAGNHRLGTDSSTCKRHNRQTAVETLTITRAISEVVLALRSTEELRRLLPHLLPSLLRWAREMLGGERLLLLMSTWRELFLECQMHVEKPCG, from the exons atgcgCACGATTGCCAAGAGCACGCTGGGCTCCAGATGTGAGCCAGGGTCAGGCAGGGTGGAAGGC GTGCCAAAAATCTTGAACACCCTTTACACCTACATGCAGCAGAGCACCCACAGGCCCTTCCTGCTCCGTGCAGTGTTTCTCCTCACCCACTTTCACCAGGAGCCCGTAACCAGCAGTCTCCTCCAGAAGAGTCTGCTGATGGACAG TGACACGGTGGAGCTGTGGAGGAGCCTGGGGAGAAGCATCCTTGGGATTCGGATCCTGAGGTGCTTAGTGCAGAAACTAAACAGAGCAGGAAACCACCGCCTGGGGACGGACTCCTCCACTTGTAAGCGGCACAACCGTCAGACGGCTGTGGAGACTCTGACG ATCACCCGTGCCATCTCCGAGGTGGTGCTTGCCCTGAGGAGCACGGAGGAGCTCAGGCGACTGcttccccacctccttcccagcctcctcAGGTGGGCCAGAGAAATGCTGGGTGGGGAGAGGCTGCTTTTGCTCATGAGCACCTGGAGAGAACTGTTCCTCGAGTGCCAAATGCACGTGGAGAAGCCGTGCGGGTAA